In Ooceraea biroi isolate clonal line C1 chromosome 1, Obir_v5.4, whole genome shotgun sequence, the genomic stretch GGGTGAAAAGTCGCTTATCCGCGCGTTACATCACCCGTCCATTCGCAGGGATCCATTTCCGTCTCCGTCGAAACGGAGACTTAGCAACGCGGTTCCGTTTTTGGCAGATTGTGCTTCGAGTCAGCGGTCGACGGTGTCGTGCCAAGTACaacctctctctccttttctctttctctctctctctctctctatctgaAGAAAGAAGACGTGTACAATACTGCGCGGGGGTGGTCCACTTTCACGAATGCACTGGTCACTAGAGTCGATCGTCTCGATCGAGGTCGATCGGTCGGTTACACAATCAGCTGACCGACGATTCGGGTCACTCGCGCGAGGAATCGGCGACCGGATCAGAGCTGCCGGTCGCCCAGGGAGAGGTCCAACCGATCGACCGATCTTCGGGGTACGCGCACCCTCACTCAAGATAGAAGGCGCGCTCACTGCTGCGTTGCGGCAGGCCTACTGACGGGACCGTCGGAGCtttcggctcggctcggcgcgACTCGTGCGCGTCCGTCACCCTCCGGCGCGGCGGCCGCTTAAAAGCGCTCGGCGATCACTTTTCATCCCCCGTCCGCGTCCTGCTAACGCCGCGTGCGCACTTCGATGCGAATGTTGCGAAAACGGCCGCGCGAGCGACATGGAACGGAGCAAGCGGGGTCACTTATATTtgtgataaaataaagatagcATTGTACAGAAGTACATAAAAGGGAGGAAGTGAATCCGGCGAATGATGGTTAAAGTTAGTACTTATGTTAGTAGAGCAGAAACAGCGAAAAATGTGATATGGGTAAATAAAAACACGACAAGGCAAGACAAGTATTACGGAATGTCTGATGAAACAAAAATGAGGTCAGAGAAATGATAGAATACAATGAATCTGATGAAacaaactgaaaaatattgGGGAGGAATTTGGGGATAGAATAGCAAGAGAACGAGACAGATGAAAGAGAaatgagtaaataaataaatatgtaaatcaaATACCAGATTCAAGAGAGCCGCTGCAGTTGCAtaccttctttctctctatttctttctctcggagTTCGGCGTTACACGAACAGTTTTTCGTCATTTAATGCCGAAAGGGAAGTTACCGCGCACATGTGGCGTACGTGTGGACAGAGATGTACACCACGCGAAGTACAAAGCATTTCGTAAAGCTCTTTGTGTTTCGGACAAATTGCAATTACACGGCTAGTACCGTCGAAATGACGTGGTCGCGCTCCGGCGTCTGATCAACCACGTGCGCAACCACTTCGCGTGCCCCAATCGACCGAAACTGAGTTTATCGCAACTTGTGCACCGTGCAAATttcggaacaaaatgaaaattcccaaaaaagaaagagagagagagagaaagggaatgCCACGCGGAGCAAATTCTGAGCGAAAAGCTCAGAACAAAAGTTAATCCAATATTAGGAATTAAGTAATATGACACTTTGAGTGACAGTATCCTATTCAAGGCAGTTTTCATATTCTACGAATTCACGTAattctacatatatttaataatctcaGATTTCTGCGACTCACTGTTACATCGTTGATTGAAAGAAGATCAGATTGCCATAAATATTGGATGAGACAACGTAAAAAAATGGAACACGATATCATCGCAGAATGCAGAATGTATGTATGCGCTTTATCGAGCGCGCGCAATGAACGAGCGGATATTTTTGTCTGGATAATTATGATGGAGCATTAAATCGATGGCGGAGAATTAATGTGGACGATGTAATACGGAATTCAACACAGTCACGATACCGCCGTGTCCTCTTTCAACTTTCCTGCCAATTAATCCCTCACGTCCACGCACGTCCCGATGCATCCAGATTTTTTTACATGCGTTCGGCGTCACGGCGGAATGTACCAATTCAAGAAAAACGAGCATCCCGCGATGCGATAAAAGAGCGGGCATTAAAATGGCAAAAATCGAATTACAAAACAAGCCGGATTTCATTTGCTCACCCCGGCGGCCAGTGAAAGTGATTTACGTGGACATCGGCTAACCGAAAAACAAAAAGCACCACACATACACGTGCATCCGCGTCGAAATACACCACATCGACGGCATTTGAAATTCGAGAATGTCAAAATGGTGAATtggcaaaatgcaaaatgttgaTTTTTCGAGAGAGTGCCTTTCGTAATTACGTGAAAATGCCCAGGAAAAGTCTGTACGCGTTGAGAGCGCTGCATGACGTTTCTCTCGAATTGACGAATTCGGGAGTCGCTTTGTTACGCTTTTTCTCAAAAGATATTTTCCTCTTTTGTTCGTAACGACACGACGATGTCTGCAAGCTGGCAATAGCGTTTAGCGAGCTATTCGTACACGAGACACGCATTGAATAGGCACGCTGGCACCGCGTTTATCGTAATTACGACGTGTTCGCTAAGAGCGCAGGTGCGCAATAAGATACTCGGGGACGAAAGTTGCATCCGCAACGAGTTTCCGGGACGGCATTGTAGAAGGATGGCGTTCATTACACTCGCCGGAATCAGGAATGACAATCAGACCCGGGACGCCTCAGTAGTCGTCTTAAtagaaatattgttatttattttattaaacgcaTACAAGCGTCCGCCAGCATCATTCTTGACTCAGACGCGACAATCTTAGAGATATTTTTTACgttagttttaattaacaacaGCGTAGAAGCTAGGAAAATAAATGCACtatgaatattatacaatagtAACACTATTGAAAGGATTACGTCCGCAACTGTACCGTGGGAGATCAGTCCTTGCCGAGTCTCGTCAACTTCAGATACGTGCCCTCGCTTGCCGTAAGCAGGAACAGCCGCGGCTGGTCGCCGTATTTGAACGTAGACTTCTCGCACACGTCCACCTTGAAGTTCTTCAGGATCTCTATTATGCCGACCTTGGTCTGTTGCACTGCGAAACGGGCACCTGGAAGCATGTCATCCAGTAAGTACCAATACTCGAATTCTTCTCGTTTCGCCCTTTTAGCCTTTTTTGAACAAGACTAGCGGACACCAAACTGGGGAATTTCAGGtccaaaaaaattaaaatactttttaaaatatgagatataaaaatgagattgaagatataattatactgtcatataatatttcaattatttcaatgCAGATAAGGTCTAATTGTGTGAAGTGTAACGTCTCCATCTTCAACAGGATGCTGCCATTACCGATGCAATTCCTGGATCCGTCTCCGAATCCCAGGTAGGGCACCGAGTTTCCCAAGTCCCCGTCGTTCTTCATGAACCGCTCGGGATCAAAGACGTGCGGGTCAGGGTAGAATGTAGGGTCAAGGTGGAGCGAGTACACCGGTATCCAGATCGACTGTCCCTTCGGGATGTGCACCTGCGTCCCGGAGAAGGTGTAGTCCTCGAGCGACTCTCTCATGAGGTGAGTCACTGCCGGGTACTTCCTCAAGCTCTCTGTATcagagaaataaaacaaaaaaatcaaCTTTCCGCCGTTTAATTGAACTGCTGGACTTTCTCTCCAAATTATTGATACAGTAttctttctatataattatacactaATAATGCTCACCTTTGAAAACCGCTTCAAGGTAATCCATCTTTTTCAAGTTGTCGTATTCCATGTCACCGTTGGTCTCCTCAACCGCCTCTGTGATCTCCGTCCTGAGCCTTTCCTGCATGTGCGGGTTCAAGGCCAGCTCGTACAGCAGGTGGCTCATCACGTTCGACGATGTGAAGAAACCTGCGATGAAGAACGCGACTGCCTGTGCCACGATCAGCTTGTCTGTCACTTCTGCAAGGAGCGAAATGCACTACTGTCAGATTTGCACTTAAAACCACTTACGAACCGGCAATCTTATAGTTTACCTAGTTCAGGAAGTTGCTCCGGATTTTTCTTGAGGTCCGTGAGTATATCCATAAAGTCGTGCCTGATGATGTTGTGCTTCACTCTGTAGTCGATCGTCTTGGTGACCATCGTCATGAAGTACTCGATGATGTCGTGGTCGAGCAAGAAGTTGCCAACGATGTCAAAGAGCCACGGCCAGTTCCTCACGAACTCCTTCATCCGCACCTTCAGTCTCGGCTTCATCATCTTCTTGCCCATCTCCAGGAACTCGCACTTGTCATTGCCTAACGCCTTCATATCAATCCCGAAGATGCAGGTGCCTATCACGTCCGCGGTAAACTTGGACGTGATCGCGGGACAGTCGATAATCTTCTCCTGCGCTACCAGGCGATCCAAGTACTGCCCGAAGTTATTCGCGCACTGTTTCAGGAGATAGAACATGTTCTTCAGCTTGCCGGACGAGAAGGTTGGCGAGAGCTTGGCTCTGAGCGGTCGCCATCGCTGCGCCTCGATCCTGAAGAGATTGGAAGCGAATACGTCTACCTGGATGAACAACACGATTAacattagaattttatttctaaaatgtaaatgtgcgtgcgtgcgtaattTCATGGATGTTCTTGAAAAATACACTTATATAGAAATGATCCATTAAAATATAAGcaaaaatgcatttaattacaGAAATTCGAGAGAAATACGTGTTCTTTATCTATATCCCGTTCATTTTACTACGCATTGTTTCAATGTTTAAATCTCAAGCAGACACGCGTGGAAGTGTGCCCAACTTCCTACTTATCGTATTATTTTAAGTAGAATCTAATTGGTTTCCACACTTGTCCCACATTTGTCCACACAGTGTGCAACTTGCTGATAACGAAACGTCGTAATGAGATGCAAATAGCGTGCTTAGTAATCGCTTTGTGTAacgagatagaaaaaaataaaattatagcaGAAAACATTAAAACGAAACATTATTCAGCAATGATAATATTCAAAGTAAACAAGTGCGATATCACACTCCGAGTACTGACCGTGTCACGTGCAAATGTACCGCGATTGGCGAAGACGGAAAAGTCTTTGATGAGGATGTCCTTTATGAACGCGGGATCCTTCACCACCAGGATGGGATTAACCCCCGAGTAGACCCCTATCAGCGGCTCACTCTTGTATTCGTTGTAGACTTTCTTCAGGAATTCCACCACCGAAGTCTTGTTGAAGAAGATCCCGCCAAAGTTGCCGACGAGGGGCAACGGCGTTGGTCCCTTCACACCGCGAGCCTTCCAGTAGTTGTACTTCACCCTGATGAAATAATATACGGCCAGGAGGAGCGTGATGATCCCGAGCAAAATGTTGTAAGCCATGGTGAATAGCTGTTAATTGTTAATCACAACTGCGTCAAACTACGATTTGACTCGTTGTCCTCATTCGGTTCTCGTCCGATTTTCGTCCGGTGAGCAATCTCGCTCGACTGCGCGTCACGAATGTTATAGTTAGATTT encodes the following:
- the LOC105274946 gene encoding cytochrome P450 6A1, translating into MAYNILLGIITLLLAVYYFIRVKYNYWKARGVKGPTPLPLVGNFGGIFFNKTSVVEFLKKVYNEYKSEPLIGVYSGVNPILVVKDPAFIKDILIKDFSVFANRGTFARDTVDVFASNLFRIEAQRWRPLRAKLSPTFSSGKLKNMFYLLKQCANNFGQYLDRLVAQEKIIDCPAITSKFTADVIGTCIFGIDMKALGNDKCEFLEMGKKMMKPRLKVRMKEFVRNWPWLFDIVGNFLLDHDIIEYFMTMVTKTIDYRVKHNIIRHDFMDILTDLKKNPEQLPELEVTDKLIVAQAVAFFIAGFFTSSNVMSHLLYELALNPHMQERLRTEITEAVEETNGDMEYDNLKKMDYLEAVFKESLRKYPAVTHLMRESLEDYTFSGTQVHIPKGQSIWIPVYSLHLDPTFYPDPHVFDPERFMKNDGDLGNSVPYLGFGDGSRNCIGARFAVQQTKVGIIEILKNFKVDVCEKSTFKYGDQPRLFLLTASEGTYLKLTRLGKD